TAGGCGGCACAATGGGTAGCGCAGAAGCGGGGGCGCCAGCGGGCGCATCGTCGTTCGACTACAAGGCAATACTGCAGCAGATGGTGCAGCGCAACGCGTCCGATCTTCACATCAAGGTCGGCCGCCCACCGACGCTGCGCATCAATGGCAATCTGGTTCCGATGGAGCTGCCGGCCATCAGGCTGGAGGATGTGCGGCACATCGCCGAGCAGTCGATGACCGCGCGTCACATGAAGGAGTTCGCCGAGCTCAAGGAATGCGACTACGCACTCGGCGTTCCAGGTGTTGGGCGCTTCCGCGTCAACGCATATCAGCAGCGCGGGACCATTGCGTATGCGTTTCGCGTGGTGCCCTTCCAGGCGCGCACGATCGGAGAGTTGAATCTTCCTGCCGTGGCCGAGAAGATCGCGATGGCGCCACGTGGACTGGTTCTCGTGACGGGAATCACGGGCTCCGGAAAATCCACTGCGCTCGCGGCGATGCTGCAGCACATCAATCTCAATCGTTTTGCGAATGTCATCACGATCGAGGATCCGATCGAGTTCCTCCATCGTGACATCAATTCGCATATCAACCAGCGCGAAGTCGGCAACGACACGACGACGTTCGCGCAGGCACTTCGTCGCGTGCTTCGTCAGGACCCGGACGTGATCCTGGTGGGCGAGATTCGAGATCTCGAGACGCTCGACACCGCGCTTCAGGCGGCTGACAC
The window above is part of the Gemmatimonadota bacterium genome. Proteins encoded here:
- a CDS encoding PilT/PilU family type 4a pilus ATPase — encoded protein: MGSAEAGAPAGASSFDYKAILQQMVQRNASDLHIKVGRPPTLRINGNLVPMELPAIRLEDVRHIAEQSMTARHMKEFAELKECDYALGVPGVGRFRVNAYQQRGTIAYAFRVVPFQARTIGELNLPAVAEKIAMAPRGLVLVTGITGSGKSTALAAMLQHINLNRFANVITIEDPIEFLHRDINSHINQREVGNDTTTFAQALRRVLRQDPDVILVGEIRDLETLDTALQAADTGHLVFSTLHTTDATQTINRILSFYPPNQAAEVRFMLSSALQAIVSLRLVPRKDGAGRVPAAEVLINTQAVRDNIRDVEKSLNIPDLIREGTVHYGMQSFDQSLMYWYTKGVITYEAALAAATSPSEFALRVQGVAGASDTHWDAFTEAGVQ